Below is a window of Streptomyces sp. NBC_01429 DNA.
GCCGCTCCGCCCCCGCCACACTCACCGCGCTGGTACTGCTCGCCGCCTGCACGGTCGTCGCCGCGGTCGCCATCCAGATGATCGCGGGACAGACCCCGTGGATCAGCTACGGCGCCGTCGAGGACGACCTGCGCGCCACCCACTGGAGCGACCGGGGCCCGGCCGTAGCGGGCGGCGCCGCCGCGCTGGTCGGCCTGGTGATGGTGCTGGCGGCCGTCCTGCCCGGCAGACCGACCGTCCTGCCCCTGGCGGGCGATCTCGACTCGGGCGCGTCCCGGCGCGGCCTGCGCGGCACACTGCGCACCGCAGCGGCAGGCGTCGACGGGGTCAGCCGCGTCAAGCTCAAGCTGCGCCGCCGCCGGGTCGCCGCCCGGGTCAGGACCGACCGTACGAACACCGAGGGTCTCGCCGACGCCGTACGCACCGCCCTCGAACAGCGCCTCGACCAGATCGACCCGGCCCGGCGCCCGGACGTGAAGGTCAAACTCCGCGCCACCAGGAGCACTTCATGACCGCTCTCAACCGCCCGGCCCGCCTCAACCGCGCGCTGCTGGCCCTGCTCGGCCTGCTCCTGCTCGCCGGGGGCGGCTTCGTCTGCGCCACCCACCTCCGCCGGCTCACCGTGCTCGACCCGGACGCCGCCCTCGTACCCGGCACGGCCACCCCGCCCACCTGGGTGCTGTACGTCACCGCCGGAGCCGCGATCGTCGTCGGACTGCTCGCGCTGCGCTGGCTGGCCGCCCAGCTCGCCCGCAGGCCCCGGACGCACACCTGGCGCCTGGAGCAGGACCCCGACCAGGGCCGCACCGAGCTGGCGGCGAGCACCGCCACCGAGCCGTTCGTCGGCGAGGTCACCACGTACGAGGGCGTACGCACCGCCCACGCCACCCTCGCCGGCACCCGCAGGGCACCCGTCCTCGCCCTGGTGATCGGCGCGGACCAGAGCACCGACCTGGGCGCCGTCCGCGCCCGGCTGGACGCCGAGGGGCTGCCCCGGCTGCGCCGGGCGCTCGATCTGGACACCCTCCCGGTCACGGTCGAGTTCCGCTTCGACACCGTGAGTAAGGACTCCCGCGTCCTGCGCTGAACCGTGCCTCCGGGATTCCGGAGCCGCACCCGGGCCGGCGCCCCGGAATCCCGGGGCGCCGACGCGGCCGT
It encodes the following:
- a CDS encoding DUF6286 domain-containing protein, which encodes MKRRPRRSAPATLTALVLLAACTVVAAVAIQMIAGQTPWISYGAVEDDLRATHWSDRGPAVAGGAAALVGLVMVLAAVLPGRPTVLPLAGDLDSGASRRGLRGTLRTAAAGVDGVSRVKLKLRRRRVAARVRTDRTNTEGLADAVRTALEQRLDQIDPARRPDVKVKLRATRSTS